A segment of the Desulfobacteraceae bacterium genome:
CAGGCCATGTTCAGGATGCGATCCGATTCGTGATACGGCAGATGCCTTTTGAGAAGGTCAATGCGCGTGTTGATCTCCTCGATCAGGCCACTGCGCGCGGCCAGCTGATGAATGGTGCCGATTC
Coding sequences within it:
- a CDS encoding IS1380 family transposase — translated: IGTIHQLAARSGLIEEINTRIDLLKRHLPYHESDRILNMACSYLAGGSCLQDIELLRNDTAWLNALGAEIIPIPPRQAIF